A section of the Bacillus pumilus genome encodes:
- a CDS encoding DUF5325 family protein: MKQIKWLLLLCALLAVVSMAFIGVTLAEKNVLGICLSIVFAMIFMGTGFTLKRKLNVQS, translated from the coding sequence ATGAAACAAATCAAATGGCTTCTATTATTATGTGCATTACTTGCGGTTGTCAGTATGGCGTTTATTGGGGTAACTCTTGCAGAAAAAAACGTGCTGGGTATTTGTCTAAGTATTGTGTTTGCCATGATTTTCATGGGTACAGGATTCACATTAAAAAGAAAATTAAACGTGCAATCATAA
- a CDS encoding inositol monophosphatase family protein: MTNWVEIDRLAKLWVKEAGSRIKASMQDGLSIETKSNPNDLVTNIDKETERFFIEKIQSTFSDHHILGEEGQGEEVTSLDGVVWIIDPIDGTMNFVHQKRNFAISIGIFENGIGKIGLIYDVIHDELYHAIKGEGAYMNDTLLPPLKDVAIEKAIVGINPTWAIESPYFDAKPFARLVRDVRGTRTIGSAALELAYIASGRSDAYVTLRLAPWDYAAGCVLLDEVGAVYSNIHGERLTFLDKNSIVAGNRSVCEKILHDYIKGSENKK; the protein is encoded by the coding sequence ATGACAAACTGGGTGGAAATTGACCGTCTTGCAAAGCTTTGGGTAAAAGAAGCAGGAAGCCGTATTAAAGCGTCCATGCAGGATGGTCTATCAATTGAAACAAAATCAAATCCAAATGATCTTGTCACAAATATCGATAAAGAAACAGAACGTTTTTTCATTGAAAAGATCCAATCGACATTTTCAGATCATCATATTTTAGGTGAAGAAGGACAAGGGGAAGAGGTGACCTCACTTGATGGGGTCGTGTGGATCATTGATCCAATCGATGGCACAATGAACTTTGTCCATCAAAAACGAAACTTTGCCATTTCAATCGGGATATTTGAAAATGGCATTGGGAAAATCGGTCTCATTTATGACGTCATTCATGACGAGCTTTACCATGCGATCAAAGGAGAAGGGGCTTATATGAATGATACCCTACTTCCTCCATTAAAAGATGTAGCGATTGAAAAAGCCATCGTGGGCATTAACCCGACCTGGGCGATTGAAAGCCCTTATTTTGATGCGAAACCGTTCGCCCGACTTGTGCGTGATGTGAGAGGGACGAGAACGATTGGATCAGCTGCCTTGGAGCTCGCTTATATCGCAAGCGGCAGAAGTGACGCATACGTCACGTTAAGGCTTGCGCCGTGGGATTATGCAGCAGGCTGTGTGCTGCTTGATGAAGTAGGGGCAGTCTACTCAAATATACACGGAGAGCGCCTAACGTTCCTAGACAAAAACAGCATCGTCGCTGGAAATCGATCCGTTTGTGAAAAAATTTTACACGATTACATAAAAGGCAGTGAAAATAAAAAATAA
- a CDS encoding DUF1054 domain-containing protein produces the protein MSEMRFRDEDFETFTVDGLDERMTVLKERVRPKLEALGEHFAPLLSSITGDEMFVHVAKHARRSVNPPNDTWVAFANSKRGYKKLPHFQIGLWKTHVFVWFALIYESPVKGEYGQLFEKELDTIQKKIPQDFVWSKDHMKPDVMRHSELDAEQLKTLFERVQTVKKAELLCGIQLPREEVVQMNNEEFLSKIEDAFRTVTYLYRFTQKQSV, from the coding sequence ATGAGTGAAATGCGTTTTAGAGATGAAGATTTTGAGACATTTACAGTTGACGGTTTAGATGAACGAATGACGGTATTAAAAGAAAGAGTCCGTCCAAAGCTTGAAGCACTTGGAGAACACTTTGCACCACTTCTTTCTTCTATTACAGGTGACGAAATGTTTGTACACGTCGCAAAGCATGCTAGAAGATCAGTCAATCCGCCTAATGATACGTGGGTTGCTTTTGCAAACAGCAAGCGTGGGTATAAAAAACTCCCTCATTTTCAAATTGGGCTTTGGAAAACACATGTCTTTGTTTGGTTTGCTCTTATTTATGAATCTCCTGTAAAAGGCGAATATGGTCAGCTCTTCGAAAAAGAACTAGATACCATTCAGAAGAAAATACCACAAGATTTTGTTTGGTCTAAAGATCATATGAAACCAGATGTCATGCGTCACAGCGAACTCGATGCAGAACAGTTGAAAACACTGTTTGAACGTGTCCAAACGGTAAAGAAAGCCGAGCTTCTTTGCGGCATTCAGCTACCTAGAGAAGAAGTCGTTCAAATGAATAATGAAGAATTCTTATCAAAAATTGAAGATGCCTTCCGAACGGTGACATATCTATACCGCTTTACACAAAAACAATCTGTATAA
- a CDS encoding UPF0223 family protein, with the protein MEYQYPMDVDWTTEEKIAVISFFQAVEKAYEKGIPKQELLDTYKRFKEIVPSKAEEKTHCAAFEKESGYSPYRTVKTAREAEESTIIRM; encoded by the coding sequence ATGGAATATCAATATCCAATGGACGTCGACTGGACGACAGAGGAAAAGATTGCGGTTATTTCGTTTTTTCAAGCTGTTGAAAAAGCCTATGAAAAAGGAATACCGAAGCAGGAGTTATTAGATACTTATAAACGTTTTAAAGAGATTGTGCCATCAAAAGCAGAAGAAAAGACGCATTGTGCAGCGTTTGAAAAAGAAAGCGGGTATTCTCCTTATCGTACAGTGAAAACGGCAAGAGAAGCAGAAGAGTCTACCATTATTCGTATGTAA
- a CDS encoding aminotransferase class I/II-fold pyridoxal phosphate-dependent enzyme, with product MSQHDTPLYTGLKKHAATNPVQFHIPGHKKGAGMDPEFRAFIGDNALSIDLINIEPLDDLHSPRGMIKEAQDLAAEAFGADHTFFCIQGTSGAIMTMVMTVCGPGDKIIVPRNVHKSIMSAIVFSGAVPVFIHPEIDKELGISHGITPESAKKALTEHPDAKGLLVINPTYFGVSADLKSIVDIAHSFHVPVLVDEAHGVHIHFHDKLPLSAMQAGADMAATSVHKLGGSLTQSSILNMKEGLISKDRVQSILSMLTTTSTSYLLLASLDVARKRLATEGKALADEAIRLAESARNRLNQIDGITCIGKEILGSASTYDYDPTKLIISIKDLGLNGHDVEKWLRESYRIEVELSDLYNILCIVTPGDSDETIDALITAMKDIAATSTSESGTQEVTEVLLPEIPSLAMTPRDAFYATTEVVPFKEAAGRIIAEFVMVYPPGIPIFIPGEIITEENISYIFKNIEIGLPVQGPEDSTLEMIRVIKEQKPIL from the coding sequence TTGTCACAACATGATACACCCTTATACACTGGACTAAAAAAACATGCAGCAACCAATCCAGTTCAATTTCACATTCCAGGCCATAAAAAAGGAGCCGGAATGGACCCTGAATTTAGAGCATTCATTGGCGACAATGCATTAAGCATTGATCTCATTAATATAGAACCTCTTGATGATTTACACTCACCTCGAGGAATGATAAAAGAAGCACAAGATTTAGCTGCTGAAGCATTCGGTGCTGACCATACGTTTTTCTGTATTCAAGGAACAAGCGGCGCCATCATGACAATGGTGATGACCGTATGCGGACCTGGGGATAAAATTATCGTTCCGCGTAACGTCCATAAATCAATTATGTCCGCGATTGTATTTTCTGGCGCAGTTCCTGTTTTTATTCACCCAGAAATAGACAAAGAGCTTGGCATCTCTCACGGCATTACACCAGAATCAGCGAAAAAAGCACTCACAGAGCATCCAGATGCCAAAGGTCTACTTGTGATTAATCCGACGTATTTCGGCGTTTCAGCAGACTTAAAATCGATTGTAGACATTGCCCATTCATTTCATGTGCCTGTCCTTGTCGATGAGGCACACGGCGTGCATATTCATTTTCACGATAAGCTCCCACTATCAGCCATGCAAGCAGGTGCAGACATGGCAGCAACAAGTGTCCATAAACTTGGCGGTTCCCTTACTCAGAGCTCTATTTTAAATATGAAGGAAGGGCTTATCTCAAAAGATCGTGTGCAATCGATTTTGAGCATGTTGACGACAACGTCTACATCTTATTTGCTCTTGGCGTCACTTGATGTCGCTCGAAAGCGATTAGCCACTGAAGGAAAGGCACTTGCAGATGAAGCCATCCGTTTAGCGGAATCAGCGAGGAACCGTTTGAATCAAATTGATGGCATTACGTGTATTGGCAAGGAAATACTCGGTTCAGCTTCTACGTATGATTATGACCCAACAAAATTAATTATTTCAATTAAAGACCTTGGGCTCAATGGTCACGATGTCGAAAAATGGCTGAGAGAAAGCTACCGGATTGAAGTAGAGCTTTCTGACCTTTACAACATATTATGTATTGTGACCCCTGGTGATTCTGATGAAACAATCGATGCGCTGATCACGGCCATGAAAGACATTGCCGCAACCTCTACAAGTGAGAGCGGCACACAAGAGGTAACTGAAGTCTTGCTACCTGAGATTCCATCACTTGCCATGACGCCGCGTGATGCCTTTTACGCCACAACAGAAGTAGTTCCGTTTAAAGAAGCAGCGGGCCGCATCATCGCAGAGTTTGTCATGGTGTACCCGCCAGGCATACCTATTTTTATACCAGGAGAAATTATCACAGAAGAAAATATCTCCTATATCTTTAAAAACATTGAAATTGGTCTCCCTGTGCAAGGACCAGAAGATTCAACGCTGGAAATGATTCGTGTCATTAAAGAACAAAAACCAATTTTATAA
- a CDS encoding GapA-binding peptide SR1P has protein sequence MGTIICQDCNETIDQFENEKVTTLYGTCGHCHCCDEASE, from the coding sequence GTGGGTACAATTATTTGTCAAGATTGCAATGAGACCATTGATCAATTTGAAAATGAAAAAGTGACAACACTATACGGAACGTGTGGTCACTGTCATTGCTGTGATGAAGCCTCTGAATAA
- the lpdA gene encoding dihydrolipoyl dehydrogenase, which produces MVVGDFPIETDTLVIGAGPGGYVAAIRAAQLGQKVTIVEKGTLGGVCLNVGCIPSKALINAGHRFENAKHSEDMGIKAENVTVDFTKVQEWKASVVNKLTGGVQGLLKGNKVDIVKGEAYFVDSNSVRVMDENSAQTYTFKNAILATGSRPIELPTFKYTDRVINSTGALALKEVPKKLVVIGGGYIGTELGTAYANFGTEVVILEGGDEILPGFEKQMSSLVKRNLKKKGNVEIHTNALAKGVEEKSDGVTVTFEVKGEEKTVDADYVLVTVGRRPNTDELGLEQVGVELTDRGVVKTDKQCRTSVSNIYAIGDIVDGPPLAHKASYEGKIAAEAIAGEPAEIDYLGIPAVVFSEPELATVGYTEAEAKEEGIDIVAAKFPFAANGRALSLDATDGFMKMITRKEDGLVIGAQIAGVGASDMISELSLAIEAGVTAEDIAMTIHAHPTLGEITMETAEVAIGSPIHIVK; this is translated from the coding sequence ATGGTAGTAGGAGATTTCCCAATCGAAACAGATACTCTTGTCATCGGTGCAGGTCCTGGTGGATATGTAGCTGCTATTCGTGCTGCACAGCTTGGACAAAAAGTAACAATCGTTGAAAAAGGAACACTTGGCGGTGTATGTCTAAACGTTGGTTGTATTCCTTCAAAAGCATTAATCAATGCTGGCCATCGTTTCGAAAATGCTAAGCATTCTGAAGACATGGGTATCAAAGCTGAAAACGTAACAGTTGATTTCACAAAAGTTCAAGAGTGGAAAGCTTCTGTTGTAAACAAATTAACAGGTGGAGTTCAAGGTCTTCTTAAAGGAAATAAAGTAGACATCGTTAAAGGTGAAGCTTATTTCGTAGACAGCAACTCTGTACGTGTAATGGATGAAAATTCAGCACAGACGTACACTTTCAAAAATGCAATTCTTGCAACTGGATCTCGGCCAATTGAATTGCCTACTTTTAAATACACAGACCGCGTGATCAACTCAACTGGTGCTTTGGCGCTTAAAGAAGTACCTAAGAAGTTAGTTGTAATCGGTGGTGGATATATCGGTACTGAGCTTGGTACTGCTTATGCAAACTTTGGAACAGAAGTTGTCATTCTTGAAGGTGGAGACGAAATCCTTCCAGGTTTCGAAAAGCAAATGAGCTCATTGGTTAAACGTAACCTGAAGAAAAAAGGAAACGTTGAAATCCATACAAACGCTCTTGCAAAAGGCGTTGAAGAAAAATCTGATGGTGTCACTGTTACTTTCGAAGTAAAAGGTGAAGAAAAAACAGTTGATGCTGATTACGTACTTGTGACTGTTGGTCGTCGTCCAAACACAGATGAGCTTGGTCTTGAGCAAGTTGGTGTTGAATTAACTGACCGCGGAGTTGTCAAAACAGACAAACAATGCCGTACAAGCGTATCTAACATCTATGCAATTGGTGACATCGTTGATGGACCACCACTTGCACACAAAGCTTCTTACGAAGGTAAAATTGCAGCTGAAGCAATCGCTGGAGAGCCAGCTGAAATTGATTACCTTGGTATTCCTGCTGTTGTATTCTCTGAGCCAGAACTTGCAACTGTTGGATACACTGAAGCAGAAGCAAAAGAAGAAGGAATCGACATCGTTGCAGCGAAATTCCCATTCGCAGCAAACGGACGTGCACTTTCTCTTGATGCAACTGATGGCTTCATGAAGATGATCACTCGTAAAGAGGATGGTCTTGTGATCGGTGCACAAATCGCAGGTGTTGGCGCTTCTGATATGATTTCAGAGCTTAGCCTTGCAATCGAAGCTGGAGTGACTGCTGAAGATATCGCAATGACAATTCACGCACACCCAACTTTAGGTGAAATTACAATGGAAACGGCTGAAGTAGCAATCGGAAGCCCAATCCATATCGTAAAATAA
- a CDS encoding dihydrolipoamide acetyltransferase family protein: protein MAFEFKLPDIGEGIHEGEIVKWFVKPNDEINEDDVLAEVQNDKAVVEIPSPVKGKVLELKVEEGTVATVGQTIITFDAPGYENLQFKGSEEEGEAKTEAQVQGTAEAGNEPEKKEVAQEEAAAATGAGAQEQVDADPNKRVIAMPSVRKYAREKGIEIYKVAGSGKNGRVLKEDIDSFVNGGSATQEAAPQAAESAKEEAAPKAAAAAPVLEGEFPETREKMSGIRKAIAKAMVNSKHTAPHVTLMDEVDVTNLVAHRKQFKQVAADQGIKLTYLPYVVKALTSALKKYPVLNTSIDDKTDEVVQKHYYNIGIAADTEKGLLVPVVKNADRKAIFEVSNEINELATKARDGKLAPAEMKGASCTITNIGSAGGQWFTPVINHPEVAILGIGRIAEKAVVRDGEIVAAPVLALSLSFDHRMIDGATAQNALNHIKRLLNDPQLILMEA from the coding sequence GTGGCATTTGAATTTAAACTTCCGGACATCGGAGAAGGTATCCACGAAGGTGAGATCGTTAAGTGGTTTGTAAAACCAAACGACGAAATTAATGAAGATGACGTTTTAGCAGAGGTACAAAACGATAAAGCAGTTGTAGAAATTCCTTCACCTGTTAAAGGAAAAGTATTAGAATTAAAAGTTGAAGAGGGAACAGTTGCAACTGTAGGACAAACAATCATTACGTTTGATGCACCTGGTTACGAAAATCTTCAATTTAAAGGCAGCGAAGAAGAAGGCGAAGCAAAAACTGAAGCTCAGGTACAAGGTACTGCTGAAGCTGGTAACGAGCCAGAGAAGAAAGAAGTAGCACAAGAAGAAGCGGCAGCAGCAACTGGTGCAGGCGCACAAGAGCAAGTAGATGCTGATCCAAACAAACGCGTTATCGCTATGCCATCTGTACGTAAATATGCCCGCGAAAAAGGCATTGAAATTTACAAAGTTGCAGGTTCTGGTAAAAACGGACGTGTGTTAAAAGAAGATATCGACAGCTTCGTTAATGGTGGTTCTGCAACTCAAGAAGCAGCGCCTCAAGCAGCTGAAAGTGCAAAAGAAGAAGCAGCTCCTAAAGCGGCAGCAGCAGCTCCAGTTCTTGAAGGAGAATTCCCAGAAACTCGCGAGAAAATGAGCGGAATCCGCAAAGCGATCGCGAAAGCAATGGTGAACTCTAAGCATACAGCTCCTCACGTAACATTAATGGATGAAGTGGATGTAACGAACCTTGTTGCTCATCGTAAACAATTCAAACAAGTTGCAGCTGATCAAGGAATCAAGTTAACTTACTTGCCTTACGTTGTAAAAGCTCTTACTTCTGCTTTGAAAAAGTACCCAGTACTTAACACTTCTATCGATGATAAAACAGATGAAGTTGTTCAAAAACATTACTACAACATCGGAATTGCAGCTGATACTGAAAAAGGCTTGCTTGTTCCAGTTGTGAAAAATGCAGATCGCAAAGCAATTTTCGAAGTATCTAACGAAATCAACGAGCTTGCAACAAAAGCACGTGATGGTAAATTGGCTCCAGCTGAAATGAAAGGTGCATCTTGCACAATCACAAACATCGGTTCTGCTGGTGGACAATGGTTTACTCCAGTTATCAACCACCCAGAAGTAGCGATCCTTGGTATTGGCCGTATCGCTGAAAAAGCGGTTGTTCGTGATGGCGAAATCGTTGCAGCTCCAGTCTTAGCTCTTTCCCTAAGCTTTGACCACCGTATGATCGACGGAGCTACTGCGCAAAATGCCCTTAACCACATCAAGCGTTTATTGAATGATCCACAATTAATTTTAATGGAGGCGTAA
- the pdhB gene encoding pyruvate dehydrogenase complex E1 component subunit beta, with protein sequence MAQMTMIQAITDALRTELKNDENVLVFGEDVGKNGGVFRATEGLQKEFGEDRVFDTPLAESGIGGLAIGLGLQEFRPVMEIQFFGFVYEVLDSVSGQMARMRYRSGGRWHSPVTIRSPFGGGVHTPELHADSLEGLIAQQPGIKVVIPSTPYDAKGLLISAIRDNDPVVFLEHMKLYRSFRQEVPEEEYTIEIGKADVKREGSDLSIITYGAMVHESLKAAEELEKEGVSAEVIDLRTVSPLDIETIIASVEKTGRAIVVQEAQKQAGIAANVVAEINDRAILSLEAPVLRVAAPDTVFAFSQAESVWLPNHKDVLETAKKVLEF encoded by the coding sequence ATGGCGCAAATGACAATGATTCAAGCGATCACTGATGCGTTACGCACAGAACTGAAAAATGACGAAAACGTTCTCGTTTTCGGAGAAGACGTTGGTAAAAACGGCGGCGTATTCCGTGCGACTGAAGGATTGCAAAAAGAGTTTGGTGAGGATCGTGTATTCGATACACCACTTGCTGAATCTGGTATTGGCGGTCTTGCAATTGGCCTTGGACTACAAGAATTCCGCCCAGTAATGGAAATTCAATTCTTCGGATTCGTTTACGAAGTATTAGATTCTGTTTCTGGACAAATGGCTCGTATGCGTTACCGTTCTGGCGGACGCTGGCATTCTCCAGTGACAATCCGTTCTCCATTCGGTGGGGGAGTTCACACACCTGAGCTTCACGCTGACAGCTTAGAAGGTCTTATCGCTCAACAGCCTGGTATCAAGGTGGTCATTCCTTCAACACCTTACGATGCAAAAGGACTATTAATTTCTGCAATCCGTGATAATGATCCGGTTGTATTCCTTGAGCATATGAAACTGTATCGCTCTTTCCGTCAGGAAGTTCCTGAAGAAGAGTACACAATTGAAATCGGTAAAGCTGACGTGAAACGTGAAGGTTCTGACCTTTCAATCATCACTTACGGTGCAATGGTTCACGAATCACTTAAAGCTGCTGAAGAACTTGAAAAAGAAGGCGTTTCTGCTGAAGTAATCGACCTTCGTACAGTAAGCCCGCTTGATATTGAAACAATTATCGCTTCTGTTGAAAAAACAGGTCGTGCGATCGTTGTTCAAGAAGCACAAAAACAAGCTGGTATTGCTGCAAACGTAGTAGCTGAAATCAATGACAGAGCAATCCTTAGCCTAGAAGCACCAGTACTTCGTGTAGCTGCACCTGATACTGTATTTGCTTTCTCTCAAGCTGAGAGCGTATGGCTTCCAAACCATAAAGACGTGCTTGAAACAGCTAAGAAAGTTCTTGAATTTTAA
- the pdhA gene encoding pyruvate dehydrogenase (acetyl-transferring) E1 component subunit alpha has product MAAKTKKAIVDSKKQFDAIKKQFETFQILNEKGEVVNEAAMPDLSDDQLKELMRRMVFTRVLDQRSISLNRQGRLGFYAPTAGQEASQLATHFALEKEDFILPGYRDVPQLIWHGLPLTKAFLFSRGHFVGNQMPEDVYALSPQIIIGAQIIQAAGVALGLKKRGKNAVAITYTGDGGASQGDFYEGINFAGAYKAPAIFVVQNNRYAISTPVEKQSAAQTIAQKAAAAGIVGVQVDGMDALAVYAATAEARERAVNGEGPTLIETLTFRYGPHTMAGDDPTRYRTKEDENEWEQKDPLVRYRKFLENKGLWSEEEENKVIEDAKEQIKQAIKEADEQPKQKVTDLIENMYDVKPFNLVEQLEIYKQKESK; this is encoded by the coding sequence ATGGCTGCAAAAACAAAAAAAGCAATTGTTGATAGCAAAAAGCAATTTGATGCCATCAAAAAGCAGTTTGAAACGTTTCAAATTTTAAACGAAAAAGGCGAAGTCGTAAACGAAGCGGCAATGCCGGATCTCTCAGATGACCAATTAAAAGAATTAATGCGCCGTATGGTGTTTACACGAGTATTAGATCAACGTTCAATTTCATTGAACCGTCAAGGACGTCTTGGCTTCTATGCGCCAACAGCTGGACAAGAGGCTTCTCAGCTTGCAACTCACTTTGCACTTGAGAAAGAAGATTTCATTCTTCCAGGATATCGTGATGTACCACAATTAATCTGGCATGGCCTTCCATTAACAAAAGCGTTCTTGTTCTCTCGTGGACACTTTGTTGGTAACCAAATGCCTGAAGATGTATATGCACTTTCACCACAAATCATTATCGGTGCACAAATCATTCAAGCTGCTGGTGTAGCTCTTGGTTTGAAAAAGCGCGGTAAAAATGCTGTTGCAATCACTTACACTGGTGATGGCGGAGCTTCACAAGGTGATTTCTACGAAGGTATCAACTTTGCAGGGGCTTACAAAGCGCCAGCGATTTTTGTTGTCCAAAACAACAGATATGCGATCTCTACTCCTGTTGAGAAGCAATCTGCTGCGCAAACAATTGCACAAAAAGCGGCTGCAGCTGGTATCGTAGGCGTACAAGTTGACGGTATGGATGCATTAGCTGTATATGCAGCAACTGCTGAAGCTCGTGAGCGTGCTGTTAATGGCGAAGGTCCAACATTAATTGAAACTCTTACATTCCGTTACGGCCCTCATACAATGGCTGGTGACGATCCAACAAGATATCGTACAAAAGAAGATGAAAACGAGTGGGAGCAAAAAGATCCATTAGTACGCTACCGCAAATTCTTGGAAAACAAAGGCCTATGGTCTGAAGAAGAAGAGAATAAAGTCATCGAAGATGCAAAAGAACAAATCAAACAAGCGATCAAAGAAGCTGACGAACAGCCTAAGCAAAAAGTCACTGACTTGATTGAAAACATGTACGATGTGAAACCATTCAACTTAGTTGAACAGCTTGAAATTTACAAACAGAAGGAGTCGAAGTAA
- a CDS encoding YkyA family protein gives MKQIRRSMKAGAALAGICTLLLTGCGGQNPFHDMREAMTKMSEKEASFEKEQGTLQSYEKKEQQLYKKMIQTTKNHTKTVSSLSDQALASAAKREEHLKTEKDSMDESKKELKTVKESAERIQDTDLKEKADKTVKSLEKRYASYDQLYKEYQKALKQDQHLYKSLKKKDLGYKELKSKLKTVNRSYSKVRKEGKKFNQYTKQLNEHKQALSKAADQESKKS, from the coding sequence ATGAAACAAATAAGAAGAAGCATGAAAGCAGGTGCTGCTTTAGCGGGGATATGTACCCTATTGCTGACGGGATGCGGAGGTCAAAACCCGTTTCATGACATGCGAGAGGCAATGACGAAAATGAGCGAAAAAGAGGCATCCTTTGAAAAAGAGCAAGGTACACTGCAAAGCTATGAGAAAAAAGAGCAACAGCTCTATAAAAAAATGATTCAAACCACGAAGAATCACACAAAAACAGTGTCAAGCCTTTCTGATCAGGCGCTAGCATCTGCAGCGAAAAGAGAAGAACATTTGAAAACAGAAAAAGACAGCATGGATGAATCGAAAAAAGAATTGAAAACGGTCAAAGAATCTGCGGAACGTATACAAGATACGGATTTAAAAGAAAAAGCAGATAAAACGGTCAAATCGCTTGAGAAAAGATATGCATCGTATGACCAGCTTTACAAGGAATATCAAAAAGCGCTGAAACAAGATCAGCACTTATATAAATCTTTAAAGAAGAAGGACTTAGGATATAAAGAGCTAAAATCCAAACTGAAGACGGTGAACCGTTCTTATAGCAAAGTCAGAAAAGAAGGTAAAAAGTTTAATCAATATACAAAGCAATTGAATGAGCATAAACAGGCTTTGTCTAAAGCGGCAGATCAAGAGTCGAAAAAGAGCTGA